One Paraburkholderia kururiensis DNA window includes the following coding sequences:
- a CDS encoding glycoside hydrolase family 15 protein has translation MPALIEDYALIGDGHTAALVSRSGSVDWLCWPRFDSAACFAALLGTQDHGHWQISPAVGGDVKITRRYRGKPGGETLILETDFETSEGAVTLIDFMPPGNGWSELVRIVVGRRGTVPMHMRLALRFDYGFSVPWVSRLVYESGIKAIVGPDTVVLRTPVELRGENMHTVADFTVSEGERVPFSLAYAQSHLRLPPPRDPHSALARTENFWAEWSSRNTVTGRWAAPIRRSMLTLKALAYEPTGGIVAAPTTSLPEQLGGTRNWDYRYCWLRDATITLLALMRGGYYDEARAWRSWLGRVMAGSPQQLQIMYGIGGERRLPESEIDWLPGYEGAKPVRIGNNAVGQLQLDVYGEVMNALHLARVGGLQADETAWSIQCTMLEHLETIWEQPDEGIWETRGGRQHFTFSKVMAWVAYDRAIKSAESFGLPAPLEHWHAMRAKIHASVCEHGWNPRINAFTQVYGGDDLDASALLLPLLGFLPPKDPRIAGTVAAIEKHLMHDGFVMRYRTMDVDDGLPPGEGTFLACSFWMVDNLALQGRVQEAHEMYERLIGLANDVGLLAEEYDPEAGRLVGNFPQAFSHVALVHTGLNLMRHEQEMATATGQPPHNGKGDRHGSGSAFSDASTSQ, from the coding sequence ATGCCCGCCCTGATTGAAGACTACGCACTCATTGGCGACGGCCACACCGCCGCGCTCGTCTCGCGCTCCGGTTCGGTCGACTGGCTCTGCTGGCCTCGCTTCGATTCCGCCGCGTGCTTCGCCGCGCTGCTCGGCACGCAGGATCACGGCCACTGGCAGATCTCGCCGGCGGTAGGCGGTGACGTGAAGATTACGCGCCGCTATCGCGGCAAACCCGGCGGCGAAACGCTGATTCTCGAGACCGACTTCGAGACGTCCGAAGGCGCCGTTACGCTCATCGACTTCATGCCGCCCGGCAACGGCTGGTCCGAACTCGTGCGCATCGTCGTGGGCCGGCGCGGCACGGTGCCCATGCATATGAGGCTCGCGCTGCGCTTCGACTACGGCTTCTCCGTGCCGTGGGTCAGCCGCCTCGTCTACGAGAGCGGCATCAAGGCGATTGTCGGCCCCGATACCGTGGTGCTGCGCACGCCCGTGGAGCTCCGCGGCGAGAATATGCACACCGTGGCGGACTTCACGGTCTCCGAAGGCGAACGCGTGCCGTTCTCGCTCGCCTACGCGCAGTCGCATCTGCGCCTTCCGCCGCCGCGCGACCCGCACTCCGCGCTGGCGCGCACGGAAAACTTCTGGGCCGAGTGGTCCTCGCGCAATACCGTGACAGGCCGCTGGGCCGCGCCCATCCGGCGTTCGATGCTCACGCTCAAGGCGCTTGCCTACGAGCCCACGGGCGGCATCGTCGCTGCGCCCACCACCTCGCTGCCCGAGCAACTGGGCGGCACGCGCAACTGGGACTACCGCTACTGCTGGCTGCGCGACGCCACCATCACGCTGCTCGCCCTCATGCGCGGCGGCTACTACGACGAGGCACGCGCGTGGCGCAGCTGGCTTGGCCGCGTGATGGCGGGCTCGCCGCAGCAGTTGCAGATCATGTATGGCATTGGGGGCGAGCGCCGGCTGCCCGAGTCGGAGATCGACTGGCTGCCCGGCTACGAAGGCGCGAAGCCGGTGCGCATCGGCAACAACGCGGTAGGCCAGTTGCAGCTCGACGTCTACGGCGAAGTGATGAACGCGCTGCATCTGGCGCGCGTGGGCGGCCTACAGGCCGACGAGACCGCGTGGTCGATCCAGTGCACGATGCTCGAACATCTGGAAACCATCTGGGAACAGCCGGACGAGGGCATCTGGGAAACGCGCGGCGGCCGGCAACACTTCACGTTCTCGAAGGTCATGGCATGGGTTGCGTACGACCGGGCAATCAAATCGGCCGAGTCGTTCGGGCTGCCGGCGCCGCTCGAACACTGGCACGCGATGCGCGCAAAGATTCACGCGTCCGTCTGCGAGCACGGCTGGAACCCGCGCATCAACGCATTCACCCAGGTCTACGGCGGCGACGATCTGGACGCGAGCGCCCTCCTGCTGCCGCTCCTTGGCTTCCTGCCGCCCAAGGATCCTCGTATAGCGGGCACGGTTGCTGCGATAGAAAAGCATCTGATGCACGATGGGTTCGTGATGCGCTACCGCACCATGGACGTCGACGACGGTCTGCCGCCCGGCGAAGGCACGTTCCTCGCCTGCAGCTTCTGGATGGTCGATAACCTCGCGCTGCAGGGTCGCGTGCAGGAGGCTCACGAGATGTACGAGCGCCTGATCGGGCTCGCCAACGACGTCGGGCTGCTCGCCGAGGAATACGATCCGGAGGCTGGCCGGCTGGTAGGGAATTTCCCTCAGGCGTTCTCGCATGTCGCGCTCGTCCATACCGGCCTGAATCTGATGCGCCACGAGCAGGAAATGGCCACGGCGACAGGCCAGCCGCCGCACAACGGCAAGGGAGACCGGCACGGGAGCGGCAGCGCGTTCAGCGACGCGAGCACGTCGCAATGA
- a CDS encoding DUF3096 domain-containing protein: MNVTLSLGPIVSLIAGILILIMPRLLNYIVALYLIIIGLIGIFGMGASHL, encoded by the coding sequence ATGAATGTCACACTGAGCCTCGGCCCCATCGTTTCGCTGATCGCGGGCATTCTCATCCTCATCATGCCGCGCCTCTTGAACTACATCGTGGCGCTCTACCTCATCATCATCGGGCTCATCGGGATCTTCGGCATGGGCGCGTCGCATCTCTGA
- a CDS encoding lactonase family protein, translating to MHRSARAASRVPASSKAAVARPYRFSRPFITLIKGLAIMASIATTHALAQDSAAAPADGVYDLLIGTYTGPKSEGLYVYRFDTKTGDATRVSVAKTVNPSYLVVSRDRHYVYAVNELPGDNGPASQRGGISAFRFDAASGQLTFLNRVSSEGNDPCYLSFSPDGRYLLTANYSVAADPGGSFAVFPIQPDGQVGTSVLTVHHEGGGPVKGRQDNAHVHSTVFSPDGKYLFVQDLGADKIYAYRYTPDGSRGLLSPTETRYIPMKGGSGPRHLVFDNDGRYAYLTSELAATVTVLRHEDGKLTPVQTLPLAAPGFKGKQGAAAIHLSPDGRFLYASNRGDANEIVIFAVDAANGHLKVVGRQSSLGQTPREFTIDPTGHWLIVGNQNSDTAYVFRRDPQTGLLASDPKRIDVGSPVDFKLVSPS from the coding sequence ATGCATCGTAGTGCCCGCGCCGCATCTCGCGTGCCCGCATCATCGAAAGCGGCTGTTGCACGGCCGTACAGGTTCTCCCGTCCGTTCATCACGCTCATCAAGGGACTTGCCATCATGGCTTCCATCGCCACGACGCATGCACTGGCACAGGACTCGGCCGCCGCGCCCGCGGACGGGGTCTACGATCTGCTGATCGGCACCTACACCGGGCCGAAGAGCGAGGGCCTCTACGTCTACCGCTTCGATACGAAAACCGGCGACGCCACGCGCGTTTCGGTGGCGAAGACGGTGAACCCTTCATACCTCGTGGTGAGTCGCGACCGGCACTACGTCTATGCCGTGAACGAATTGCCGGGCGACAACGGCCCGGCCTCGCAGCGCGGCGGCATCAGCGCTTTTCGCTTCGATGCCGCGAGCGGCCAGCTGACGTTTCTCAATCGCGTCTCCTCGGAGGGTAACGACCCGTGCTATCTGAGTTTCTCGCCGGATGGGCGCTATCTGCTGACCGCGAACTACTCGGTAGCGGCCGACCCGGGCGGCAGCTTCGCGGTGTTCCCGATCCAGCCGGACGGCCAGGTGGGCACGTCCGTCCTCACCGTGCATCATGAGGGCGGTGGTCCGGTGAAGGGGCGCCAGGACAATGCGCACGTGCACTCCACCGTGTTCTCGCCGGACGGCAAGTACCTGTTCGTCCAGGACCTGGGCGCGGACAAGATCTACGCTTATCGCTACACGCCCGATGGCAGCCGCGGTCTGTTGAGCCCAACGGAGACTCGCTACATTCCCATGAAGGGCGGCAGCGGCCCACGCCACCTCGTGTTCGACAACGACGGCCGCTACGCCTATCTGACAAGCGAACTCGCGGCCACCGTGACTGTACTTCGCCATGAGGACGGCAAGCTCACGCCCGTGCAGACGCTGCCGCTGGCGGCGCCGGGTTTCAAGGGCAAGCAGGGGGCGGCGGCAATCCACCTGTCGCCCGACGGACGCTTTCTCTATGCGTCCAATCGCGGCGACGCGAACGAGATCGTGATCTTCGCCGTCGATGCCGCCAACGGCCACCTGAAAGTGGTGGGGCGGCAGTCCAGCCTCGGCCAGACGCCGCGCGAATTCACGATCGATCCGACCGGACACTGGCTCATCGTCGGCAATCAGAACAGCGACACGGCCTACGTGTTCCGCCGCGATCCGCAGACGGGTCTGCTTGCGTCCGATCCGAAGCGTATCGACGTCGGGTCGCCGGTCGATTTCAAGCTGGTGTCGCCGTCGTGA
- a CDS encoding antimicrobial peptide resistance and lipid A acylation PagP translates to MRTKQAGRTFGAAAGLATLALVSPLVVNEAHAGCPSSSALIEAACNRVARVAEEGTWDLYLTGYGWHIDGYSADDRRHLNAQSWGGGAGKHFTDANGNEDILFAFVFMDSHNNPEPIGGWARQWYTPPVLGGLSIGGGYFAGFTARSDILHYLPVPLALPVASIRYAKASVMGAFIPRVPGVSKGDVAFFWARYEF, encoded by the coding sequence ATGAGAACGAAGCAGGCAGGCAGAACGTTCGGCGCGGCAGCGGGGCTCGCAACGCTGGCGCTCGTTTCGCCGCTCGTCGTGAACGAGGCGCATGCAGGCTGTCCGTCTTCGTCGGCGCTGATCGAGGCTGCGTGCAACCGCGTAGCGCGCGTCGCCGAAGAGGGCACGTGGGACCTGTATCTCACCGGCTACGGCTGGCACATCGACGGTTATAGCGCAGACGACCGTCGCCATCTCAACGCGCAGTCGTGGGGCGGCGGCGCGGGCAAGCACTTCACGGACGCGAACGGCAACGAAGACATCCTGTTCGCGTTCGTCTTCATGGACTCGCACAACAACCCGGAGCCCATCGGCGGCTGGGCGCGCCAGTGGTACACGCCGCCCGTGCTGGGCGGCCTTTCGATCGGTGGGGGGTACTTTGCGGGCTTCACGGCACGCAGCGACATCCTGCATTACCTGCCGGTGCCGCTCGCGCTGCCCGTGGCGTCGATCCGCTACGCGAAGGCGTCTGTGATGGGCGCGTTCATTCCGCGCGTGCCGGGTGTGAGCAAAGGCGACGTCGCGTTCTTCTGGGCGCGCTACGAGTTCTGA
- a CDS encoding FtsK/SpoIIIE family DNA translocase: protein MHTVFGWFGASALWFLPLFWRLAKSVLPGGAGLRGPGTIRLWLGFVGVLVASMALEATLIGIAGSDALGHGLTGAFGKLLGHIGTPVAMAVLFLVSLPWLLDFRWSEAFAWADAAFGLGLGAGRAPREPREPRESRARGSRGGEPRMRRAEPDESLASHTAPAVNTMAPRSTGRYARPTVWRPAATGRAATAASAATGAGSAAALAAGTVATPPVAAMDRIVSSPVRQTAPAARSAGSAAAPAVPAGSVGRAMSAAARVQNEPLSAPVSPKATPSVPSMPSGRLREQTAPGHVASAPRAAIDSTVAQTRATTPRAGTAAPTNSFSSAVATSTPGSASPRAGSALGATAATSKLLAARGIPPYGPVRREPAPAGAPRSGVHNAKPLPQSSALARQGEAASASGLAATGAGAADVSLGAASGLPLGQDSASGADAAATSDAAFPASSGQPSAPPVWVAGAHDAASPTTAGNVGAPPAGTSARPNRMPAPAYSRPAPIDEAERQPLSSTVQETLRSIEENTARWTSLAGASLARRGNVEAVNSGATAATASPQPQAEAQAAPHAGHSQQLTDAPSETDAMDSTDTVATQAAHSALAPAASVPSAMDIAATEPSLATAPSAPQPHVTPAPTAMAPDATTRQLPALSDDVVQSTSANTQPAIGVTATEPATQSTASLAPVALAVSSNVVRFPGPASTQGNVAGEPPLAPWHDTPSATARPAFSLVEPEPGRNDEASEASEVPAGPVASHLATATATGAASAPSADDAADVAPSSPPLTVSTVATLAPVTHTAVETAATFDASERPPTQVTPQSDPAGTPETAAAGARAPLRGHAHATFEFRAPSASRVELPGLDLLEPADASIEPVSDAQLAQTGQLIEQRLQEFKVPVSVVGASAGPVITRFEVEPALGVRGSQIVGLMKDLSRGLGLTSIRVVETIPGKTCMGLELPNARRQMIRLSEILESSLYQHSHSKLTIAMGKDITGHPVVTDLAKAPHMLVAGTTGSGKSVAINAMILSLLFKATPEEVRLIMIDPKMLELSVYEGIPHLLAPVVTDMKLAANALNWCVGEMEKRYKLMSAVGVRNLAGFNQKIRDADAKGKKIGNPFSLTPEAPEPLSALPLIVVVIDELADLMMVAGKKIEELIARLAQKARAAGIHLILATQRPSVDVITGLIKANIPTRVAFQVSSKIDSRTILDQMGAESLLGQGDMLFLPPGTGYPQRVHGAFVADEEVHCVVEYLKQFGEPEYEEGILDGPAPEGGQQDLFGDAPDAEADPLYDEAVAFVVRTRRASISSVQRQLRIGYNRAARLVEQMETAGLVSPMGINGSREVLAPGPAE, encoded by the coding sequence ATGCACACGGTTTTCGGCTGGTTCGGCGCATCGGCCCTGTGGTTTCTCCCTCTTTTCTGGCGTCTCGCCAAATCCGTGCTGCCGGGCGGCGCCGGGCTGCGCGGACCGGGAACGATTCGCCTGTGGCTCGGCTTCGTTGGCGTGCTGGTCGCGAGCATGGCGCTCGAGGCGACGCTTATCGGCATCGCGGGCAGCGACGCGCTGGGCCACGGCCTCACCGGTGCTTTCGGAAAACTGCTGGGCCACATCGGCACGCCGGTCGCGATGGCGGTGCTGTTCCTCGTGAGCCTACCGTGGCTGCTGGACTTTCGCTGGAGCGAGGCGTTTGCCTGGGCCGATGCCGCGTTCGGACTGGGGCTCGGTGCCGGCCGAGCGCCGCGTGAACCACGCGAGCCGCGCGAGTCCCGCGCCCGAGGCAGCCGCGGCGGAGAGCCGCGGATGCGGCGCGCCGAACCCGACGAATCGCTCGCCTCGCACACCGCGCCCGCGGTGAATACCATGGCGCCGCGCAGTACGGGCCGCTACGCGCGGCCCACTGTCTGGCGCCCCGCCGCGACGGGACGTGCGGCAACGGCGGCATCGGCCGCGACCGGCGCCGGGTCTGCCGCGGCGCTGGCCGCAGGCACCGTTGCTACGCCGCCCGTTGCGGCGATGGATCGAATCGTCTCGAGTCCTGTCCGGCAGACGGCGCCGGCGGCGCGGTCTGCGGGTTCCGCTGCGGCTCCTGCTGTGCCTGCGGGTTCTGTTGGCCGGGCGATGAGTGCGGCGGCCCGCGTGCAGAATGAGCCGCTGTCTGCGCCTGTGTCGCCGAAAGCCACGCCGTCTGTGCCTTCCATGCCTTCCGGCCGGTTGCGGGAACAGACCGCGCCGGGCCATGTGGCCTCTGCGCCTCGCGCTGCCATCGATTCGACCGTCGCGCAAACGCGTGCCACGACGCCACGCGCTGGCACAGCGGCGCCGACAAACAGCTTCTCCAGCGCCGTCGCCACGTCGACGCCAGGATCAGCCTCACCGCGTGCGGGCAGCGCGCTGGGCGCTACGGCGGCTACGTCGAAACTGCTCGCCGCACGCGGCATTCCGCCGTACGGGCCGGTACGGCGCGAACCGGCCCCTGCCGGCGCACCGCGATCGGGCGTTCACAATGCAAAGCCGCTCCCGCAATCGTCTGCCCTTGCGCGACAAGGTGAAGCGGCAAGCGCGAGCGGGCTGGCTGCAACCGGCGCTGGTGCAGCGGACGTGAGCCTGGGTGCGGCTTCTGGTTTGCCGTTGGGCCAGGATTCGGCGTCCGGTGCAGATGCCGCAGCGACTTCGGACGCGGCATTTCCGGCGTCCTCGGGCCAGCCGTCAGCGCCGCCGGTTTGGGTGGCTGGCGCACACGACGCCGCATCGCCGACGACGGCAGGCAATGTCGGTGCGCCGCCCGCCGGCACATCCGCGCGGCCCAACCGCATGCCCGCGCCGGCTTACTCGCGCCCCGCGCCCATCGACGAAGCCGAGCGACAGCCGCTTTCCTCGACCGTGCAGGAAACGCTGCGCAGCATCGAGGAAAACACCGCGCGCTGGACTTCGCTTGCCGGCGCGAGCCTTGCGCGCCGTGGGAACGTGGAAGCGGTGAATAGCGGCGCCACCGCTGCGACCGCGTCCCCGCAGCCACAGGCGGAAGCGCAAGCTGCGCCGCATGCCGGGCACAGTCAGCAACTGACCGATGCGCCGAGCGAAACGGATGCAATGGACTCCACGGACACAGTCGCCACGCAAGCCGCTCACTCGGCGCTTGCGCCTGCCGCGTCCGTGCCCAGCGCGATGGACATCGCCGCAACGGAGCCTTCGCTCGCCACCGCTCCCAGCGCACCGCAGCCGCACGTGACGCCGGCGCCCACCGCAATGGCGCCTGACGCCACGACGCGCCAGCTTCCGGCGCTGTCCGATGACGTCGTTCAATCGACGTCAGCCAACACGCAGCCGGCCATCGGCGTAACGGCGACCGAACCGGCAACGCAGTCGACTGCCTCGCTTGCGCCGGTGGCGCTCGCGGTTTCGTCGAACGTCGTGCGCTTTCCCGGCCCCGCGTCCACGCAGGGCAACGTCGCCGGCGAGCCGCCGCTCGCGCCGTGGCACGACACGCCGTCCGCAACGGCGCGCCCGGCGTTCTCGCTCGTCGAGCCGGAGCCGGGACGGAATGATGAAGCGTCAGAAGCGTCTGAAGTACCAGCCGGCCCGGTCGCATCCCACCTCGCGACCGCGACGGCGACGGGTGCCGCATCCGCGCCGAGTGCCGACGATGCCGCCGATGTCGCGCCGTCGTCGCCCCCCCTCACCGTGAGCACCGTCGCTACGCTCGCTCCGGTCACTCACACGGCCGTAGAAACGGCCGCAACGTTCGACGCCTCGGAGCGCCCCCCGACGCAGGTGACGCCCCAAAGCGACCCAGCCGGCACGCCGGAAACCGCCGCCGCTGGCGCCCGTGCACCGTTGCGCGGTCACGCGCACGCCACCTTCGAATTCCGCGCGCCGTCGGCGTCGCGTGTCGAACTGCCGGGGCTCGATCTGCTCGAACCCGCCGATGCGAGCATCGAGCCCGTGTCCGACGCGCAGCTCGCGCAGACCGGCCAGCTGATCGAGCAACGTCTGCAGGAATTCAAGGTGCCGGTGAGCGTGGTGGGGGCGTCGGCCGGGCCCGTCATCACGCGCTTCGAGGTGGAGCCCGCGCTGGGCGTGCGCGGCAGCCAGATCGTCGGCCTCATGAAAGACCTGTCGCGCGGCCTCGGCCTCACGTCCATTCGCGTGGTGGAGACCATTCCGGGCAAAACGTGCATGGGCCTCGAGCTGCCGAATGCGCGCCGCCAGATGATCCGGCTCTCCGAGATTCTCGAATCGAGCCTGTATCAGCACTCGCATTCGAAGCTCACCATCGCGATGGGCAAAGACATCACGGGGCATCCGGTCGTCACGGATCTCGCCAAGGCGCCGCACATGCTCGTGGCCGGCACCACGGGTTCGGGCAAGTCGGTCGCTATCAACGCGATGATCCTCTCGTTGCTTTTCAAGGCGACGCCCGAGGAAGTGCGGCTCATCATGATCGACCCGAAGATGCTGGAGCTTTCGGTCTACGAGGGCATTCCGCATCTGCTCGCGCCTGTCGTCACCGACATGAAGCTCGCCGCCAACGCGCTCAACTGGTGCGTGGGCGAAATGGAGAAGCGCTACAAGCTGATGTCGGCCGTGGGCGTGCGCAATCTGGCCGGCTTCAACCAGAAAATTCGCGACGCGGACGCGAAGGGCAAGAAGATCGGCAACCCGTTCTCGCTCACGCCCGAAGCGCCGGAGCCGCTCTCGGCGCTGCCGCTCATCGTCGTGGTGATCGACGAACTCGCCGACCTCATGATGGTGGCGGGCAAGAAGATCGAAGAGCTGATCGCGCGGCTCGCGCAGAAGGCGCGCGCCGCGGGCATCCACCTGATTCTCGCCACGCAACGGCCGTCGGTGGACGTCATCACGGGGCTCATCAAGGCGAACATTCCGACGCGCGTCGCGTTCCAGGTGTCGTCGAAGATCGACTCGCGCACGATCCTCGACCAGATGGGCGCCGAGTCGCTGCTGGGCCAGGGCGACATGCTGTTCCTGCCGCCGGGCACCGGTTATCCGCAGCGGGTGCACGGCGCGTTCGTCGCGGACGAGGAAGTACATTGCGTCGTCGAGTACCTGAAGCAGTTCGGCGAGCCCGAGTACGAGGAAGGCATTCTCGACGGCCCGGCGCCGGAGGGCGGCCAGCAGGACCTGTTCGGGGACGCGCCGGATGCCGAAGCCGATCCGCTCTACGACGAAGCGGTGGCCTTCGTGGTACGTACGCGGCGTGCCTCGATCTCGTCGGTGCAGCGTCAGTTGCGCATCGGCTACAACCGCGCTGCCCGGCTCGTCGAACAGATGGAGACAGCGGGGCTCGTGTCGCCGATGGGCATCAACGGCAGCCGCGAAGTGCTCGCGCCCGGGCCGGCGGAATGA
- a CDS encoding META domain-containing protein: MFRARSIARLTVQTAVSRKAALAALVCVALAACALPKHPDASAPAPDPFNPAATQLLDDTQWELTGWKNADGTARDVPHSEGTKSITLDLSTATGQRRAGGFSGCNRYMGSYTLKDGKLGFGPLAGTRMACATPAGQMEGDYLAALSHIDRSGVQMRDPQQLLLVLDDGSTLTFARRAK; encoded by the coding sequence ATGTTCCGCGCGCGAAGCATTGCGCGCCTCACCGTTCAGACCGCCGTGTCGCGCAAGGCGGCGCTTGCCGCGCTCGTGTGCGTCGCGCTCGCGGCCTGCGCGCTGCCCAAACATCCCGACGCCTCCGCGCCGGCGCCCGATCCGTTCAACCCTGCGGCGACGCAACTGCTCGACGACACGCAATGGGAACTGACGGGCTGGAAGAATGCGGACGGCACCGCGCGGGACGTCCCGCACAGCGAAGGTACCAAGTCCATTACGCTCGACCTGTCGACGGCAACGGGACAGCGCCGCGCGGGCGGCTTTTCCGGATGCAACCGCTACATGGGCAGCTACACGCTGAAGGACGGCAAGCTCGGCTTCGGGCCGCTCGCCGGCACGCGCATGGCCTGCGCCACGCCCGCCGGCCAGATGGAGGGCGACTACCTCGCCGCCCTCTCGCACATCGACCGCTCGGGCGTGCAGATGCGCGACCCGCAGCAACTGTTGCTCGTGCTCGACGACGGCAGCACGCTGACTTTCGCGCGACGTGCAAAGTAA
- the purT gene encoding formate-dependent phosphoribosylglycinamide formyltransferase translates to MQIGQRIGTPLSATATRVMLFGAGELGKEVIIALQRLGVEVIAVDRYPNAPGHQVAHRAHVIDMTDPQALRALIEQERPHLVVPEIEAIATDALAAVESDGLAEVIPTARATQLTMNREGIRRLAAEELGLPTSPYAFADSLEELRAGIAKVGYPCVVKPVMSSSGKGQSVLRSDADVEPAWQYALAGGRVNRGRVIVEGFIDFEYEITQLTVRAVDPATQAVSTYFCDPIGHVQVAGDYVESWQPQPMSEKALARSREIAQKVTTALGGRGIFGVELFVRGDEVWFSEVSPRPHDTGLVTLASQRFSEFELHARAILGLPVDTALRAPGASAVIYGGLEEPGIAFEGVSEALAVPGTDLRLFGKPESFVKRRMGVALATGANIGEALERAKEAASRVRPVSGEAGQ, encoded by the coding sequence ATGCAGATCGGTCAACGGATCGGCACGCCGCTTTCGGCAACGGCCACGCGCGTCATGCTGTTCGGCGCGGGCGAACTCGGCAAGGAAGTGATCATCGCGCTGCAGCGGCTCGGCGTGGAGGTGATCGCGGTCGACCGTTACCCCAACGCGCCGGGGCATCAGGTGGCCCACCGCGCGCACGTGATCGACATGACGGACCCGCAGGCGCTGCGCGCGCTGATCGAGCAGGAACGGCCGCATCTCGTGGTGCCCGAAATCGAGGCCATCGCCACCGATGCGCTCGCCGCCGTGGAATCGGACGGCCTCGCCGAAGTCATCCCCACCGCGCGCGCCACCCAGCTCACCATGAACCGCGAAGGCATCCGGCGCCTTGCCGCCGAGGAACTCGGCCTGCCGACGTCGCCCTACGCCTTCGCCGACTCGCTCGAAGAACTGCGGGCCGGCATCGCGAAGGTCGGTTACCCGTGCGTCGTGAAGCCCGTGATGTCGTCGTCGGGCAAGGGCCAGTCGGTATTGCGCAGCGACGCCGACGTGGAACCGGCCTGGCAGTACGCGCTCGCGGGCGGGCGCGTGAACCGGGGGCGCGTGATCGTGGAGGGCTTCATCGACTTCGAGTACGAGATCACGCAACTTACCGTGCGCGCCGTGGACCCGGCCACGCAAGCCGTCAGCACGTATTTCTGCGACCCGATCGGCCACGTCCAGGTGGCAGGCGACTACGTCGAGTCGTGGCAGCCGCAGCCGATGAGCGAGAAGGCGCTCGCGCGCTCGCGCGAGATCGCGCAGAAGGTGACGACCGCGCTGGGCGGCCGGGGCATCTTCGGCGTCGAGCTGTTCGTGCGCGGCGACGAAGTGTGGTTCTCCGAGGTGAGTCCGCGTCCGCATGACACGGGGCTCGTGACGCTCGCCTCGCAGCGCTTCTCGGAGTTCGAATTGCACGCGCGGGCCATTCTCGGCCTGCCCGTCGATACGGCGCTGCGGGCGCCCGGCGCGTCGGCGGTGATCTACGGCGGGCTCGAAGAGCCGGGCATCGCGTTCGAGGGCGTCAGCGAGGCGCTCGCCGTGCCGGGCACGGACCTGCGCCTTTTCGGCAAACCCGAAAGCTTCGTGAAGCGCCGCATGGGCGTGGCGCTGGCGACCGGCGCCAATATCGGCGAGGCGCTCGAGCGCGCCAAAGAGGCTGCCTCGCGCGTGCGCCCGGTCTCAGGAGAGGCCGGTCAGTAA
- a CDS encoding DUF6726 family protein, whose translation MVRLAGRAAACAVLGVALIAGLGGCGLAAAPCRIASAGLKIVPVVGHAAAAPTDACADVIDP comes from the coding sequence ATTGTTCGTCTCGCCGGGCGCGCTGCGGCGTGCGCTGTGCTCGGCGTCGCGCTGATCGCGGGTCTGGGCGGATGCGGGCTCGCGGCGGCGCCATGCCGCATCGCGTCCGCGGGTTTGAAAATCGTACCGGTAGTGGGCCATGCCGCCGCCGCGCCCACCGATGCATGTGCCGACGTCATCGATCCGTAA
- a CDS encoding MliC family protein, which produces MKKNRKRPVAFAATLATTLTLAAADGNAAPGPLSIGEIQTQARHTFRYTCSSGRTFKVSYLSAANGQSFAVLPVNGRAMLFVNTLAASGAKYQADRYTWWTKGPRADLYDATAGENAPPILADCVTIQR; this is translated from the coding sequence ATGAAGAAGAACCGCAAGCGGCCTGTCGCATTCGCCGCCACTCTCGCAACCACGCTGACGCTCGCCGCCGCGGACGGCAACGCCGCGCCCGGGCCGCTCAGCATCGGCGAGATCCAGACGCAGGCGCGGCACACGTTCCGCTACACCTGCTCGAGCGGGCGCACGTTCAAGGTCTCGTATCTGAGCGCCGCCAACGGCCAGAGCTTTGCCGTCTTGCCGGTGAACGGACGCGCCATGCTGTTCGTCAACACGCTCGCGGCCTCGGGCGCGAAGTACCAGGCCGATCGCTACACGTGGTGGACCAAGGGGCCGCGCGCCGACCTCTACGACGCCACGGCCGGCGAGAACGCGCCGCCCATCCTCGCCGACTGCGTCACCATCCAGCGCTGA